The following proteins are encoded in a genomic region of Cyclonatronum proteinivorum:
- a CDS encoding penicillin acylase family protein has protein sequence MTFKSPALLLLFLICLTATILFTLRSVLFSSSVFDSGSVTLSALNEPVQLDRLENGMVRIILENTEDLETALGYVHARDRLWQLEKMHMAVNGKLSQHFGENFMRADLLTRVLLHPSGSVGDDGLAGFSDEQIQFFDRYAQGINAFIVEAGRNIPMQFTINGSVPTRWTVKDVAAAFIIQLWLLENGWQQEMVNLKVSNLIPPGLIPVLFGREAAAVFQRFEPNSSFLEQVRELLIADHQLRQLLNAPAQIEPVRSVAEIRADGSSDVLLTFQSGPQTPSFWYDTEIQSKLTEASKIHSFTLPGTPVLWAGSDDYVSWHPVHTKGFTDMLVPVPDNMVMERIALNTATGGSSLFRLIIGQETFSLLPDQRSAYLFSRPHTRPDQLLAAFPNVHRFGKDHPFDIYANHLNIIENYATEIVQNDPYIRTNGFKKGIEAGLSRQSFFEEGRILGFENPELLVTHEGRLQFAQNLSDIFAAYRSVASLSMAAEYLSNWDGQYNRYLTAATLTELSLLKTAENALASYIDEDVVDVLREINLVDPEIGVFLLQAHLAAQGSASPVSDQFFARRVQEALNELEAIFGPEPYEWRWGNVNRNTFSDAALCGNQTHTAFIRNRACSTLESISDITILGQRDLVNAAVIYIHEGNVQSRSFTSGVLQSRRAAGEQARHVSLLSPGYSENPFSRWFATGMNYWPYFEQFSLIPNTNVHSTLRVNPIEL, from the coding sequence ATGACCTTTAAGTCACCTGCGCTGCTTCTTTTATTTCTTATTTGCTTAACCGCAACTATACTGTTCACTTTACGCAGCGTGTTGTTCAGTAGCAGTGTATTCGATAGTGGCAGTGTTACTTTAAGCGCCCTTAACGAACCAGTTCAGTTAGATCGATTAGAAAATGGAATGGTTCGTATCATTTTAGAAAACACTGAGGACCTTGAAACGGCATTAGGTTATGTCCATGCAAGGGATCGGTTGTGGCAGCTTGAGAAAATGCACATGGCGGTAAACGGCAAGCTGTCTCAGCATTTTGGGGAAAATTTTATGCGTGCCGACTTGCTCACACGTGTACTCCTGCACCCTTCCGGTTCCGTTGGGGATGATGGATTAGCAGGATTTTCAGACGAGCAAATTCAGTTTTTTGACCGTTATGCACAGGGAATTAATGCTTTCATAGTTGAAGCTGGTCGTAATATACCGATGCAATTTACCATTAACGGATCAGTTCCTACCCGCTGGACCGTAAAAGATGTTGCTGCTGCATTTATCATTCAGCTTTGGTTGCTCGAAAACGGCTGGCAGCAGGAAATGGTCAACCTGAAAGTATCCAATCTCATCCCACCGGGTCTCATTCCGGTGCTTTTTGGCCGGGAAGCTGCGGCGGTATTTCAACGGTTTGAGCCTAATTCTTCTTTTCTTGAGCAGGTTAGGGAACTGCTGATTGCCGATCATCAGCTCAGGCAGTTGTTAAATGCACCCGCACAAATTGAACCGGTACGGTCTGTTGCTGAAATCCGCGCAGATGGTAGTTCCGATGTGCTGCTTACTTTTCAGTCAGGCCCCCAAACGCCTTCCTTTTGGTACGACACTGAAATACAAAGCAAATTAACTGAAGCATCCAAAATTCATAGCTTCACCCTTCCGGGTACTCCTGTACTTTGGGCAGGATCGGATGACTACGTGAGCTGGCATCCTGTGCATACAAAGGGATTTACAGACATGCTTGTACCTGTTCCCGACAATATGGTGATGGAGCGTATTGCCCTGAACACAGCAACAGGTGGCAGCAGCTTGTTCAGACTCATAATTGGTCAGGAAACCTTCAGCCTTTTACCCGATCAGCGGAGCGCTTACCTTTTCAGCCGCCCACATACACGACCTGATCAGCTGCTCGCCGCTTTTCCGAATGTTCACCGATTTGGCAAAGACCATCCTTTCGATATTTATGCCAATCACCTGAATATTATTGAAAACTATGCCACAGAGATCGTGCAAAACGATCCTTATATTCGCACAAACGGCTTCAAAAAAGGAATCGAAGCAGGTCTTTCACGACAGTCTTTTTTTGAAGAAGGCAGAATCTTAGGGTTTGAAAATCCTGAACTGCTTGTAACCCACGAAGGAAGACTGCAATTCGCCCAAAACCTCAGCGATATTTTTGCTGCCTACCGCTCGGTCGCTTCCCTCTCGATGGCTGCAGAATACCTTTCGAACTGGGACGGTCAGTACAACCGGTACCTGACAGCGGCAACCCTCACAGAGCTCAGCCTGCTCAAAACAGCTGAAAATGCCCTGGCAAGTTACATTGATGAAGATGTTGTGGATGTACTGCGAGAAATCAATCTTGTCGATCCGGAGATCGGTGTCTTTTTACTCCAAGCCCATCTTGCTGCTCAGGGAAGTGCATCTCCGGTAAGCGATCAGTTTTTTGCCCGCAGGGTTCAGGAAGCGCTGAACGAGCTTGAAGCCATATTCGGACCGGAGCCGTACGAATGGCGTTGGGGCAATGTGAACCGAAACACCTTTAGTGACGCAGCTTTGTGCGGAAATCAAACCCACACTGCATTTATTCGAAACCGAGCCTGCTCAACCCTTGAATCTATTAGCGATATAACTATTTTGGGTCAGCGTGATCTGGTAAATGCAGCTGTGATTTACATACATGAAGGCAACGTACAGTCCCGCTCCTTCACTTCAGGTGTGCTGCAAAGCAGGCGGGCAGCAGGCGAACAAGCGCGCCATGTATCGCTTCTTTCGCCCGGATATTCTGAAAACCCCTTTTCCCGCTGGTTTGCAACAGGTATGAACTACTGGCCTTACTTTGAACAGTTTAGCCTTATACCCAATACCAATGTGCATTCCACGCTTCGGGTAAATCCCATTGAACTTTAG
- a CDS encoding PAS domain-containing protein, which translates to MLTRNILHKSPFGFLECRPIRDADNHVLDFEIISHNPKLAELLANIRVELSENRIGALFPGFNKQEREWAQIVGFVESGESCLEIETYFVSLDDWVRLFLFKNETEEDTYGVMVFDTAYEKNRLEEIESLFEASLDMLCIFDEKMQMVYLNNQWEQFTGYKRSELFYDPFRQLIHPEDKRDTLRQMTGLTKVNTLIIRNRILTKAGEVRHFEWKATHQNNRIYCAVRDVTSEVRKGEEIELLYKQLRSILDAMPNYIFAKDQRGRYLMANSQFANWYGCTPEEIVGKTDVDLGVEPKLSRKFEAYDIQVIKSGKREILPEMYEMNRETGEAGWFQTVKIPYQHPGLKETGILGISTNVTNLKQAEIGLKEKTIQYDLALKGTKDGVWDWELNSGRMFFSDRWMEQLGYQAGGLPSTIDTFVDHLHSEDRDQVVEYLQAFVSGEKSVFDFDFRMYHKDGSIRWINGRAAAIRDKSGRAVRIAGSNADITGRKKSERDLLFLKQILEETSHLVRVGSWQYVAPTDKLVWTDVCYLIHDLEPRQNTDFSLSDAGSFIHPDFRQFYQQAFDKLLHEGRPFDIEVKIITAKGRSIWVRMIARAEMQQGKIVRLIGSIQDIDERKRNRDELHKTRTQLSGILADMSDVVYSFDLMKRSLIFITPSVEHLYGIPQEEWMKDAAVWQKFTKTEDREHRKRIERAILNGEDVALEYCIRDASGTEKWIRNRTRVVYDEAGNKKRLDGLMIDITKQKRAELEVAEYSSMLKTLIDIVQIFISVERKQVEGAIGRALKSIAELVQADHIYIFEFDGTHTSMSMRYEWCKPGVSTTVELDKAYDISNVPEIADKITNKQSVDIFDVARMEEGSYKKLLQFDGVKSIFCTPMIDEGKVIGFAGFESIGSRRRFSANAKELLQVFAGILVNLKQRLLMEGVLDDARTKAEEASKAKSMFLANMSHEIRTPLNGVIGFSELLTSTELNAQQEQYLDYVLKSAKSLTSIINDILDFSKIEAGKLEIEYTETNIRQLIEETADIVSHQAAAKQLEIILDIDTHISEIILTDPIRLKQVLLNLMNNAVKFTDQGTVTMRLKEQSLSPERSRFYFEVRDTGIGIHPERQHVLFKAFSQADASDTRKYGGTGLGLAISSSIINKMGSKINLRSKPGKGSVFSFSLVSQVVPQLNGEGLTKLKQDQLAENKVRSLPPILMLEPVPSLLEQHRKMIKSLGASALGFDRIEAFMEACKENPMYPLLISLVPGDKYFQQTLGDFLKAEARDRKVIFLYNTLHESVLRSFFDTLKGLNYSSLYKPVKLKQMRDLLADIPKPLQVPKSVQNKAGASVPQTDKPGMNKQRADKLKVLIAEDVPMNLSLIKIVLAKLLGDIHILEAVNGELAVSLSAEHKPDFIIMDVHMPVMSGIDATKNIRMMGGYLAEVPIFALTAGVATDERQRCMESGMTAFLSKPLKSDLLKDVLVQYHFLPEP; encoded by the coding sequence TTGTTAACCCGGAACATCCTACATAAAAGCCCGTTTGGGTTTCTCGAGTGTCGCCCGATTCGTGATGCGGATAATCATGTTCTGGATTTTGAAATCATCAGCCATAACCCGAAGCTTGCAGAACTGCTGGCCAATATCCGTGTTGAGCTTAGTGAAAACAGGATTGGTGCTTTGTTCCCGGGATTTAACAAACAGGAGAGAGAGTGGGCGCAAATCGTTGGTTTCGTTGAAAGCGGTGAAAGCTGTCTGGAAATCGAAACGTATTTTGTTAGTCTCGATGATTGGGTAAGGCTCTTCTTGTTTAAGAATGAAACGGAAGAGGATACCTACGGGGTGATGGTTTTTGATACGGCTTATGAGAAAAACCGCCTTGAAGAGATTGAATCTCTGTTTGAAGCAAGCTTGGATATGCTCTGTATTTTCGATGAAAAAATGCAGATGGTGTACCTCAACAATCAGTGGGAGCAATTCACGGGATATAAAAGGTCTGAACTGTTTTACGACCCCTTCCGGCAACTGATACATCCGGAGGACAAGCGGGATACCCTTCGGCAAATGACCGGGCTAACTAAGGTCAATACGCTCATTATTCGAAACCGGATTTTGACCAAAGCAGGGGAAGTCCGCCATTTCGAATGGAAAGCTACGCACCAAAACAACCGGATATATTGTGCAGTCCGTGATGTAACTTCAGAGGTAAGAAAAGGGGAAGAGATCGAGCTGCTGTACAAGCAGTTGCGCAGTATTCTTGACGCCATGCCAAACTATATTTTTGCGAAAGATCAGCGGGGTCGGTATTTAATGGCCAATTCGCAATTCGCAAACTGGTATGGCTGCACACCTGAGGAGATCGTAGGCAAGACAGATGTAGATTTAGGGGTTGAACCAAAGCTGAGCCGTAAATTCGAGGCTTATGATATTCAGGTAATCAAATCAGGGAAGCGGGAAATATTGCCGGAGATGTATGAGATGAACCGTGAAACCGGTGAAGCTGGCTGGTTTCAGACGGTGAAAATTCCGTATCAGCACCCCGGCCTGAAAGAAACGGGCATACTGGGTATTTCAACCAATGTGACCAATCTTAAGCAGGCAGAGATCGGGCTTAAAGAAAAAACCATTCAATACGATCTTGCCCTTAAAGGTACTAAAGACGGCGTCTGGGACTGGGAGTTGAACTCAGGCCGCATGTTTTTCTCAGACAGGTGGATGGAGCAGCTTGGGTATCAGGCCGGAGGCTTGCCGTCTACTATCGATACATTTGTTGATCATCTCCATTCTGAGGACCGTGATCAGGTTGTTGAATACCTGCAGGCTTTTGTGAGCGGAGAAAAATCTGTATTTGACTTCGACTTTAGAATGTACCACAAAGATGGTAGCATTCGGTGGATTAACGGCAGAGCTGCTGCAATAAGGGATAAATCAGGTCGGGCTGTGCGCATAGCCGGCTCTAATGCAGACATTACAGGTCGTAAGAAATCCGAAAGAGATCTTCTTTTTCTCAAGCAAATTCTGGAAGAAACCAGCCATCTCGTTCGGGTTGGCAGCTGGCAGTACGTTGCCCCGACGGACAAGCTTGTATGGACAGATGTTTGCTATCTGATTCACGATCTTGAACCGAGGCAAAACACAGACTTCTCCCTATCAGACGCAGGTAGTTTCATCCATCCGGACTTTCGTCAGTTCTATCAACAGGCATTTGATAAACTGCTTCATGAAGGCAGACCCTTTGATATTGAGGTAAAAATCATAACAGCCAAAGGGCGCAGTATTTGGGTCAGAATGATTGCACGTGCTGAAATGCAGCAGGGAAAAATCGTAAGGCTTATTGGCTCTATTCAGGATATAGATGAGCGGAAGCGAAACAGGGATGAACTACACAAAACCCGAACACAGCTGTCCGGGATTCTGGCTGATATGTCTGACGTGGTATACAGCTTCGATTTGATGAAACGAAGCCTGATTTTTATTACGCCATCGGTAGAACATCTATACGGTATACCTCAGGAAGAATGGATGAAAGACGCGGCCGTATGGCAAAAGTTTACGAAGACGGAAGATCGAGAACACCGAAAAAGGATTGAACGCGCCATCTTAAACGGAGAAGATGTCGCGCTGGAATACTGTATCAGAGATGCGAGTGGTACTGAAAAATGGATTCGGAACCGCACCAGAGTCGTTTATGACGAGGCCGGAAATAAGAAGCGTCTGGACGGCTTGATGATTGACATCACCAAACAAAAGCGGGCCGAGCTGGAAGTTGCCGAATACTCAAGCATGCTTAAAACGCTGATTGATATTGTGCAGATCTTCATTAGTGTTGAGCGCAAACAGGTTGAAGGAGCCATCGGTCGTGCGCTTAAATCAATTGCAGAGCTTGTTCAGGCAGATCATATTTACATCTTTGAGTTTGACGGCACCCATACCAGCATGTCCATGCGCTATGAATGGTGCAAGCCGGGCGTTAGTACGACTGTTGAGCTCGATAAAGCTTATGATATCTCGAATGTGCCTGAAATAGCTGATAAAATTACAAACAAGCAAAGTGTTGATATTTTTGATGTGGCACGGATGGAAGAAGGCAGCTATAAAAAGCTGCTGCAGTTTGACGGGGTAAAGAGTATTTTCTGCACGCCTATGATAGATGAAGGGAAGGTCATCGGGTTTGCAGGCTTTGAAAGCATTGGAAGCCGGAGACGATTTTCCGCCAACGCAAAAGAGCTGCTTCAGGTTTTTGCGGGTATTCTGGTTAACCTGAAACAGCGCCTGCTGATGGAAGGCGTACTTGATGACGCCCGAACCAAGGCCGAGGAAGCATCGAAAGCAAAATCCATGTTCCTGGCAAATATGAGTCACGAGATACGCACACCGCTCAACGGTGTAATCGGATTTTCTGAGCTACTTACTTCGACCGAGCTGAATGCACAGCAAGAGCAGTATCTCGATTACGTACTCAAGTCGGCTAAATCCCTGACAAGTATCATTAATGATATTCTCGATTTCTCCAAGATTGAAGCCGGCAAACTGGAGATCGAATATACCGAAACCAACATCCGGCAGCTGATTGAAGAAACCGCGGATATTGTGAGCCATCAGGCTGCGGCCAAGCAACTTGAAATTATCCTTGATATAGATACGCACATCTCAGAAATCATACTGACAGACCCGATCCGTCTGAAGCAGGTGCTCCTGAATCTGATGAATAACGCTGTGAAGTTCACCGATCAGGGCACGGTTACCATGCGCCTGAAAGAGCAGTCTCTAAGCCCTGAGCGCAGCAGATTTTATTTTGAAGTGCGAGATACCGGTATTGGCATTCATCCCGAAAGGCAGCACGTATTATTTAAGGCGTTTTCACAGGCTGATGCTTCAGATACGCGCAAATATGGAGGAACGGGACTCGGGCTTGCAATTTCGTCGTCCATTATTAATAAAATGGGCTCTAAAATTAACCTGCGCAGCAAACCCGGGAAGGGTAGCGTGTTTAGTTTTTCTCTTGTGAGTCAGGTCGTTCCGCAGCTTAATGGCGAAGGGCTAACCAAATTGAAGCAGGATCAGCTGGCCGAAAACAAAGTCAGAAGTCTGCCACCGATTCTCATGCTGGAGCCTGTTCCATCTCTGTTGGAGCAACACCGGAAAATGATTAAGTCACTTGGAGCATCGGCTCTTGGTTTCGACCGTATTGAAGCCTTCATGGAAGCCTGCAAAGAAAATCCGATGTATCCCCTGTTAATTTCACTCGTGCCCGGAGATAAATATTTTCAGCAAACGCTTGGGGATTTTCTTAAGGCTGAAGCCCGTGACCGTAAGGTCATCTTCTTGTATAATACATTACATGAATCTGTGCTGCGCAGCTTTTTCGATACACTTAAAGGGCTGAACTATTCAAGTCTGTATAAGCCGGTAAAGCTAAAACAGATGAGAGATCTGCTGGCCGATATCCCAAAGCCTTTGCAAGTGCCCAAATCAGTCCAAAACAAAGCCGGAGCCAGTGTTCCGCAAACTGATAAACCCGGCATGAACAAGCAGCGCGCTGATAAACTTAAGGTGCTGATTGCTGAAGATGTACCTATGAATCTTTCCCTTATTAAAATTGTACTTGCTAAGTTGTTGGGGGATATACATATTCTTGAAGCCGTGAATGGGGAGCTGGCTGTAAGTCTTTCCGCTGAGCACAAGCCGGATTTTATCATTATGGATGTGCACATGCCGGTTATGAGCGGTATAGACGCAACAAAAAACATCCGGAT
- a CDS encoding BadF/BadG/BcrA/BcrD ATPase family protein, with product MTNNEGLSVGIDGGGSGSRFVFWYKNKAYDTIGPILQARLKPIDETAALIAQIIAHFSDRHQLPQPARITAGIAGAAAPDVSEALQTALQNIFALEGVRVMSDIAACFASNFRDETDGCAVVICGTGSVLVYCREGVLKVAGGFGPALNEYGSGRQLGRDFMTCLMSCMEKEQVSPEVKLILEKEGLFLNTRIDALKLLYSSNFNPASLAPVCLQLASTGHTSCRKIAEYHIESLMSLFEAAFKAKNTFRQVALHGGLFKNEWFQERLKLEVSMQYPSITIKNSYQDTARFLAMEKGFKVPVVCL from the coding sequence ATGACCAATAACGAAGGATTATCCGTAGGTATAGACGGTGGCGGCAGCGGTTCCAGGTTCGTTTTCTGGTACAAAAACAAGGCCTATGATACCATCGGACCAATATTACAGGCCCGCCTCAAACCAATAGATGAAACCGCTGCGCTGATTGCCCAGATAATTGCTCATTTTAGTGATCGGCATCAGCTCCCTCAACCTGCGCGAATAACTGCCGGAATAGCTGGTGCCGCAGCACCTGATGTTAGCGAAGCGCTTCAAACCGCGCTTCAGAATATTTTTGCTCTCGAAGGGGTGCGGGTGATGTCTGATATAGCAGCTTGTTTCGCCAGCAATTTTAGAGATGAGACGGATGGCTGTGCTGTGGTCATTTGCGGAACAGGTTCCGTTCTTGTTTATTGCAGAGAGGGCGTGCTAAAGGTTGCCGGGGGCTTTGGCCCGGCACTTAATGAATATGGCAGCGGCCGACAGCTTGGCCGCGATTTCATGACCTGCCTGATGAGTTGTATGGAGAAAGAGCAGGTAAGTCCTGAAGTAAAACTGATTCTTGAGAAAGAAGGACTGTTTCTGAACACCAGAATCGACGCGCTTAAACTGCTGTACAGCTCTAATTTCAACCCTGCCTCTCTGGCGCCGGTTTGTCTGCAGCTTGCAAGTACCGGACACACAAGCTGCCGGAAAATTGCAGAATATCACATTGAGTCGCTGATGAGCCTGTTTGAAGCCGCATTTAAAGCAAAAAACACTTTCCGGCAGGTCGCTCTGCATGGCGGACTGTTTAAAAATGAGTGGTTTCAGGAACGGCTTAAACTTGAAGTCTCAATGCAATATCCTTCTATTACCATCAAAAACAGCTATCAGGATACGGCCCGCTTCCTGGCTATGGAAAAGGGTTTTAAGGTTCCCGTTGTTTGCCTTTAG
- a CDS encoding threonine aldolase family protein: MIDLRSDTVTRPTPEMLQAMISVPVGDDVFGEDPTVNAFEEKVAALFGQEAGLFVPSGVMSNQICLYELTRPGDEVILDDKAHIFNYEASSAAWLSSVQLNPLKGKNGLLDTDAVEAAIRTKNDWDPHTRVIAVENTTNKGGGAVYPLETLKQLRDIADKHGVYFHLDGARIWNALAEGDYSPKEIGSLFDTISVCFSKGLGAPVGSMILSTKARIRSARRTRKMLGGGMRQIGLLAAAADYALENHFGLLKTDNARARELARIIHQKGRFQVDPTQVFTNILLFDTPGPAEETLSELKAQGILMSAFGPKTIRAVFHFQISSEDYRNVCAFFE, from the coding sequence ATGATTGATTTACGTAGCGATACCGTCACCCGTCCAACACCGGAAATGCTTCAGGCGATGATCAGCGTGCCGGTAGGTGACGACGTTTTCGGCGAAGACCCAACCGTGAACGCTTTCGAGGAAAAAGTCGCGGCCTTGTTTGGTCAGGAGGCCGGACTGTTTGTGCCAAGCGGGGTGATGAGCAATCAGATTTGTCTGTACGAACTCACACGACCCGGTGATGAGGTGATTTTGGATGACAAGGCGCATATTTTCAACTATGAGGCTTCCTCCGCGGCATGGCTGTCGTCGGTTCAGCTTAACCCGCTGAAGGGCAAAAACGGCTTGCTTGATACGGATGCAGTTGAGGCGGCCATCCGCACGAAAAATGACTGGGACCCGCACACCCGCGTGATTGCGGTCGAAAACACGACGAACAAGGGCGGGGGGGCGGTGTATCCGCTTGAGACGCTCAAACAGCTGCGGGACATTGCTGACAAGCACGGGGTGTACTTTCACCTTGACGGCGCCCGTATCTGGAATGCGCTGGCGGAGGGTGATTATTCCCCGAAAGAAATCGGGTCGCTTTTTGATACCATCTCGGTCTGCTTCAGCAAGGGACTGGGGGCGCCGGTAGGCTCGATGATCCTTTCCACAAAGGCGCGGATCCGGTCGGCCCGCCGTACCCGGAAAATGCTCGGTGGCGGCATGCGTCAGATTGGCCTGCTCGCTGCTGCGGCCGATTATGCGCTGGAAAATCACTTCGGGCTTCTCAAAACCGACAATGCCCGCGCCCGCGAACTGGCCCGGATTATTCATCAAAAAGGGCGCTTTCAGGTTGATCCGACGCAGGTTTTTACCAACATCCTGCTCTTTGATACGCCGGGTCCTGCGGAAGAAACGCTGTCTGAGCTGAAGGCACAGGGCATTCTGATGTCCGCCTTTGGGCCGAAAACCATTCGGGCGGTGTTTCATTTTCAGATAAGCAGCGAAGACTACCGGAATGTGTGTGCTTTTTTTGAATGA
- a CDS encoding 3-hydroxybutyryl-CoA dehydrogenase, translating into MSIQKIAVIGGGTMGNGIAHVAAMAGFSVTLVDISDAALERALGTITKNLTRMVSKEKITEADKEATLGRLTTSTSLEAIAPEADLIIEAVNENFELKKKIFQTLDAAARPETILASNTSSISITKLAGVTKRPDKVIGMHFFNPVPVMKLVEIVRGLETSDEVYAAIEQLSRDFKKVPVPVNDSPGFVSNRVLMPMINEAIFCVYEGVGTPEHVDEVMKLGMAHPMGPLRLADFIGLDVCLDILNVLYEGFRDPKYRPCPLLVKMVDAGKLGDKSGSGFYDYAK; encoded by the coding sequence ATGAGCATTCAAAAAATTGCCGTCATTGGCGGCGGAACCATGGGGAATGGCATTGCGCACGTAGCCGCGATGGCTGGCTTTTCGGTCACGCTGGTTGATATCAGCGATGCAGCCCTTGAGCGGGCGCTGGGCACCATCACCAAAAATCTCACCCGAATGGTGAGCAAGGAAAAAATCACAGAGGCCGACAAAGAGGCGACCCTCGGTCGGCTAACGACCTCAACAAGTCTTGAAGCGATTGCGCCGGAAGCCGATCTGATCATTGAGGCGGTGAATGAAAACTTTGAGCTGAAAAAGAAAATTTTTCAGACCCTTGATGCGGCTGCGCGTCCGGAGACGATTCTGGCTTCGAATACATCATCCATTTCGATCACCAAACTTGCGGGCGTGACCAAGCGCCCTGACAAAGTTATCGGGATGCACTTCTTCAACCCTGTTCCGGTGATGAAGCTGGTCGAGATCGTGCGCGGACTGGAGACGAGCGACGAAGTGTATGCGGCCATCGAGCAGCTTTCGCGGGATTTCAAAAAGGTGCCCGTGCCGGTCAATGACTCGCCCGGGTTCGTATCCAACCGGGTGCTGATGCCGATGATTAATGAGGCGATTTTCTGCGTGTATGAAGGCGTCGGCACGCCGGAGCATGTCGATGAAGTGATGAAGCTGGGCATGGCACATCCGATGGGCCCGCTGAGACTCGCTGATTTCATCGGATTGGATGTGTGTCTCGACATCCTGAATGTACTCTACGAAGGTTTCCGCGACCCGAAATACCGTCCGTGTCCGCTTCTTGTGAAGATGGTTGACGCCGGTAAACTCGGGGACAAATCCGGTTCCGGTTTCTACGATTACGCCAAATAA
- the lysA gene encoding diaminopimelate decarboxylase gives MTKIRETSAQTLLRVANQTGTPCYVYNETTILRQSRLVLEAFKHHPVKWLYAIKANDNPHILKLIQRAGIGFDTVSFEEVLLCQHFTDDPRQIFYTENSMSDAEMDAAIRLGVTLNIGSLKRLERFCDHPEAHECCVRINPAIGDGHHARVNTGDSESKFGIRIGQIEEAVAVAQKSGKRIIGLHAHIGSGIKEPENLIAAMKVLLELSREFPDLQFINFGGGMPTPYRSSEKPFDMARFAELAIKLFDTDLKNRPDGFHYLFEPGRWFVAEAGFLLTKVQTIKDQLETRYLGTDTGMHHLMRPIIYDAWHDVVNLSKFGEAADQLYTISGNICESGDILAFDRLLPEAEMDDILAFCDAGAYGMTMASQYNRRALPAEVLLKSDGSYQVIRPAQTAEETVAEFLAKCGFETETHHQKK, from the coding sequence TTGACAAAAATTAGAGAAACAAGTGCACAGACGCTGCTCCGGGTAGCAAATCAGACAGGCACCCCCTGTTACGTGTATAATGAGACGACTATTCTGAGGCAAAGCAGGCTCGTGCTTGAAGCTTTCAAACATCATCCGGTGAAATGGCTCTATGCCATCAAGGCCAACGACAATCCGCACATTTTGAAACTGATTCAGCGGGCAGGGATTGGATTTGACACCGTTAGTTTTGAAGAAGTGCTTCTGTGCCAGCACTTTACTGATGATCCCCGACAAATTTTCTATACCGAAAACAGCATGAGCGATGCCGAGATGGATGCAGCTATCCGGCTCGGTGTAACGCTGAATATTGGCTCACTCAAGCGATTGGAACGCTTTTGCGATCATCCTGAAGCCCATGAATGCTGTGTGAGGATCAACCCTGCCATTGGCGACGGACATCACGCGCGGGTCAATACCGGCGATTCGGAGAGCAAGTTCGGCATTCGTATCGGTCAAATTGAAGAAGCCGTTGCGGTAGCGCAAAAAAGCGGCAAGCGTATTATCGGCCTGCATGCCCATATTGGCAGCGGTATCAAAGAGCCTGAAAACCTGATTGCAGCCATGAAAGTGCTGCTCGAGCTTTCGCGGGAATTTCCGGATTTACAGTTTATTAATTTCGGGGGAGGGATGCCGACGCCCTACCGGAGCTCTGAAAAACCGTTCGATATGGCCCGTTTTGCAGAACTTGCCATTAAGCTGTTTGATACCGACCTGAAAAACAGGCCCGATGGATTTCACTACCTGTTTGAGCCGGGCAGGTGGTTTGTGGCTGAAGCGGGCTTCCTGCTCACCAAAGTGCAGACCATCAAAGATCAGCTCGAGACCCGCTATCTGGGCACCGATACGGGCATGCATCACCTGATGCGCCCTATTATTTATGATGCCTGGCACGATGTGGTCAATCTCAGCAAATTCGGTGAAGCTGCCGATCAGCTCTACACCATTTCCGGCAACATCTGCGAAAGCGGCGATATTCTGGCCTTCGACCGGTTGCTGCCCGAGGCAGAAATGGACGACATCCTTGCGTTTTGCGATGCCGGGGCGTACGGCATGACAATGGCCTCACAGTACAACCGCCGCGCACTACCTGCTGAAGTATTGCTGAAAAGCGACGGAAGCTATCAGGTCATCCGTCCTGCCCAAACCGCTGAGGAGACCGTAGCTGAATTTCTGGCAAAATGCGGGTTTGAGACGGAAACCCATCATCAGAAAAAATAA